In Lycorma delicatula isolate Av1 chromosome 10, ASM4794821v1, whole genome shotgun sequence, a genomic segment contains:
- the LOC142331278 gene encoding uncharacterized protein LOC142331278 isoform X2, with protein sequence MNKGEEHWVQLRIGSVDTDFTDTLNKPQHLVGESSTDSSGNYNRLLPECLTKKAKLEERKESKTKAEEPVDISLNEEDSKQNNISLRSGTRCDDITNNDRFSFNKLAIRRSAMLKEPVINDDNNSNSALEQMEADNMTMISQMLQPPMLTDQLPADDFVEHMTCRTVRIGSYKVFPSDQVILTSQYVGISVPSIEDRSKSIKVRIPYSQIVKVLANYGRGLPVFFIYTTPLMGSKIRDVLNMISEDGFYYDPASKASECTKKNTNAYGNAYSITNVSKLGFY encoded by the exons cCACAACATCTAGTAGGAGAATCTAGTACTGATAGTTCAGGTAATTACAACAGATTATTGCCTGAATGTCTAACAAAGAAAGCTAAGttagaagaaagaaaggaaagtaaaacaaaagcAGAAGAACCAGTAGATATATCATTGAATGAAGAagattctaaacaaaataatatatctcTTAGAAGTGGAACAAGATGTGATGATATTACTAACAATGATAGGTTTAGTTTTAATAAGCTAGCAATAAGGCGATCTGCTATGTTAAAAGAGCCTGTCATAAATGATGATAACAATAGTAATTCTGCATTAGAACAAATGGaagctg ATAATATGACCATGATTTCTCAAATGTTACAGCCACCAATGTTAACTGACCAATTACCAGCAGATGACTTTGTTGAACATATGACATGTAGGACTGTTAGAATAGGTTCATATAAAGTATTCCCTAGTGATCAAGTTATATTAACATCTCAATATGTCGGTATAAGTGTACCGTCTATAGAAGATA GaagtaaaagtataaaagttaGAATACCATACTCACAAATAGTTAAAGTGTTAGCGAATTATGGTCGTGGTTTGCCtgtcttttttatttacacaacacCATTAATGGGAAGTAAAATTAGAGATGTATTAAACATGATTTCAGAAGATGGTTTCTACTATGATCCTGCTAGCaaag cttcaGAATGtactaagaaaaatacaaatgccTACGGTAATGCCTACTCCATTACAAAC gttTCAAAATTAGGTTTCTATTAA
- the LOC142331278 gene encoding uncharacterized protein LOC142331278 isoform X3, with the protein MNKGEEHWVQLRIGSVDTDFTDTLNKPQHLVGESSTDSSGNYNRLLPECLTKKAKLEERKESKTKAEEPVDISLNEEDSKQNNISLRSGTRCDDITNNDRFSFNKLAIRRSAMLKEPVINDDNNSNSALEQMEAGSKSIKVRIPYSQIVKVLANYGRGLPVFFIYTTPLMGSKIRDVLNMISEDGFYYDPASKVETQKRIILLPNKLSSMEKFKFKAILNNFFDKNMYEELSSKEANDILVRALPKELQNVLRKIQMPTVMPTPLQTFQN; encoded by the exons cCACAACATCTAGTAGGAGAATCTAGTACTGATAGTTCAGGTAATTACAACAGATTATTGCCTGAATGTCTAACAAAGAAAGCTAAGttagaagaaagaaaggaaagtaaaacaaaagcAGAAGAACCAGTAGATATATCATTGAATGAAGAagattctaaacaaaataatatatctcTTAGAAGTGGAACAAGATGTGATGATATTACTAACAATGATAGGTTTAGTTTTAATAAGCTAGCAATAAGGCGATCTGCTATGTTAAAAGAGCCTGTCATAAATGATGATAACAATAGTAATTCTGCATTAGAACAAATGGaagctg GaagtaaaagtataaaagttaGAATACCATACTCACAAATAGTTAAAGTGTTAGCGAATTATGGTCGTGGTTTGCCtgtcttttttatttacacaacacCATTAATGGGAAGTAAAATTAGAGATGTATTAAACATGATTTCAGAAGATGGTTTCTACTATGATCCTGCTAGCaaag ttgaaacacaaaaaagaattattctgttaccaaataaattaagtagcatggaaaaatttaaattcaaagcaattttaaataacttttttgacaAAAACATGTATGAAGAATTAAGTAGCAAGGAAGCTAATGATATTTTAGTTCGAGCTTTGCCAAAAgag cttcaGAATGtactaagaaaaatacaaatgccTACGGTAATGCCTACTCCATTACAAAC gttTCAAAATTAG
- the LOC142331278 gene encoding uncharacterized protein LOC142331278 isoform X1 → MNKGEEHWVQLRIGSVDTDFTDTLNKPQHLVGESSTDSSGNYNRLLPECLTKKAKLEERKESKTKAEEPVDISLNEEDSKQNNISLRSGTRCDDITNNDRFSFNKLAIRRSAMLKEPVINDDNNSNSALEQMEADNMTMISQMLQPPMLTDQLPADDFVEHMTCRTVRIGSYKVFPSDQVILTSQYVGISVPSIEDRSKSIKVRIPYSQIVKVLANYGRGLPVFFIYTTPLMGSKIRDVLNMISEDGFYYDPASKVETQKRIILLPNKLSSMEKFKFKAILNNFFDKNMYEELSSKEANDILVRALPKELQNVLRKIQMPTVMPTPLQTFQN, encoded by the exons cCACAACATCTAGTAGGAGAATCTAGTACTGATAGTTCAGGTAATTACAACAGATTATTGCCTGAATGTCTAACAAAGAAAGCTAAGttagaagaaagaaaggaaagtaaaacaaaagcAGAAGAACCAGTAGATATATCATTGAATGAAGAagattctaaacaaaataatatatctcTTAGAAGTGGAACAAGATGTGATGATATTACTAACAATGATAGGTTTAGTTTTAATAAGCTAGCAATAAGGCGATCTGCTATGTTAAAAGAGCCTGTCATAAATGATGATAACAATAGTAATTCTGCATTAGAACAAATGGaagctg ATAATATGACCATGATTTCTCAAATGTTACAGCCACCAATGTTAACTGACCAATTACCAGCAGATGACTTTGTTGAACATATGACATGTAGGACTGTTAGAATAGGTTCATATAAAGTATTCCCTAGTGATCAAGTTATATTAACATCTCAATATGTCGGTATAAGTGTACCGTCTATAGAAGATA GaagtaaaagtataaaagttaGAATACCATACTCACAAATAGTTAAAGTGTTAGCGAATTATGGTCGTGGTTTGCCtgtcttttttatttacacaacacCATTAATGGGAAGTAAAATTAGAGATGTATTAAACATGATTTCAGAAGATGGTTTCTACTATGATCCTGCTAGCaaag ttgaaacacaaaaaagaattattctgttaccaaataaattaagtagcatggaaaaatttaaattcaaagcaattttaaataacttttttgacaAAAACATGTATGAAGAATTAAGTAGCAAGGAAGCTAATGATATTTTAGTTCGAGCTTTGCCAAAAgag cttcaGAATGtactaagaaaaatacaaatgccTACGGTAATGCCTACTCCATTACAAAC gttTCAAAATTAG